In Silene latifolia isolate original U9 population chromosome 3, ASM4854445v1, whole genome shotgun sequence, a single window of DNA contains:
- the LOC141648369 gene encoding putative disease resistance protein RGA1 isoform X1, with the protein MILAFSRVIINSMADLGTLITIADKVFQLLQSPVLVDMKNWKSNLENLNKSVSFIKNLLLDADAKPELSHGEQAWVEELKEILYEADDLFDEVITIAKMKELNDGAKFYEKVLDKVSRFFSSKNHIIVSYNTSDEVKSIQQKLNAIAEDHARYKFKVDSHATLKRKEDTSSFLDETHENIIGREDDVKVVVDMLLDPNVEENVGFVVVVGIGGLGKTTLARLVYNHDRIGTRFEKKLWACVSDQDGKSLDVQAILGNIIESSTNKKPSDCSTMQSMQKKLEQELEKKIYLLILDDVWTEDPNEWSKLSRYLTIGGRGSRIIITTRSKKTAEVVLGKTSHSKIYMLEGLSPDDSWRLFMLTAIDRESTQANDPELTKIGKEIVKKCSNVPLAIKVLGTLLYGQTHRWESFERNRLPQIETTKNPIMSILKLSYNNLEPSVKICFMYCALFPKGHRMNKKKLISLWMAQEYIGDSEDNFLILLKRCFFQDVEKDELGDVVSFTMHDLMHDVALEVAGDEIDVVNSPPNNLSKKIRHFFLSGENWTRSSFKERSIRTCYMNTSFHPDVVKSLVVNWRCLRSLRLYVPDAKDLPESIGELLHLRYLDLSDNRRLAALPNSITELYNLQSLIMSHCSSLREWPKHFCKLINLRLLDISSCSWLTCMPLGIGQLTNLRDLTNFKVGGVSSTGKQFGGELKDLKFLVDLRDELEITIGGNLANEKENIWEGAYLVHKRNLKVVSINLVSKESETNNEALIAKLQPNKELMKLWLDGYDATEISRWGRAHDDWAINLPNLVNIQLKNCRKLNGIPLLSNLKNLKVLLLYNLISLEYMEPSAVSRGSSGSKDLPFFPSLEFLSIKGLEMLKGWWGGVNEGDSSSGMPHWQPPFPRLSTLIIDTCPTLTSIPPCPSLELLQVTRSNKLLRILPGEGSANLDLKLRVEEIDSVGYLTTLPAYRLSHMKILRDLEVKKLSEVQEVFKSFSSLRSLEINWCTSLTSVSRVLEHLTALESLSLINIPGFVVDDPEYIPWRSPHRNLRSLTLESLDNLQILPSWMKHLAALQKLSIDVCISLKELPKWISSLSTLHTVEIYHCFDLKSLGTIQNIRSLQKLEILDCPYLTKACQEPRGKEWPKIRHIPHISIRQIPFTTGSNVGFVRHGWMPF; encoded by the exons ATGATCTTAGCTTTCTCACGAGTAATTATAAACAG TATGGCTGATTTGGGAACATTGATCACCATTGCCGACAAGGTCTTTCAACTTTTACAATCTCCTGTCCTCGTAGACATGAAAAACTGGAAATCCAATCTCGAAAACCTGAACAAGTCTGTCTCTTTCATCAAAAACCTGCTCCTAGACGCCGATGCAAAACCAGAGCTTTCCCATGGAGAACAAGCCTGGGTTGAGGAGCTCAAAGAGATTCTTTATGAAGCTGATGACCTCTTTGATGAGGTCATCACTATCGCTAAGATGAAAGAACTCAATGATGGTGCTAAATTTTACGAGAAGGTCTTGGATAAGGTGAGTCGTTTCTTTTCTTCTAAGAATCATATCATTGTGAGTTACAATACTTCTGACGAGGTTAAGAGTATCCAACAAAAGTTGAATGCTATAGCTGAGGATCATGCTAGGTATAAGTTTAAGGTTGACTCTCACGCTACTTTGAAAAGGAAAGAGGACACTAGTTCTTTTTTAGATGAAACTCATGAGAATATAATTGGAAGAGAGGATGATGTGAAGGTTGTTGTAGACATGCTTCTCGATCCTAATGTTGAGGAAAATGttgggtttgttgttgttgtgggaaTCGGAGGGTTGGGCAAAACCACTCTTGCTCGACTTGTGTATAATCACGATAGGATCGGAACTAGGTTTGAGAAGAAGTTATGGGCATGTGTCTCCGACCAAGATGGAAAAAGTTTAGATGTGCAAGCAATTTTAGGTAATATTATAGAATCATCAACAAATAAAAAGCCTAGTGATTGCTCAACTATGCAATCCATGCAAAAAAAACTTGAACAAGAATTGGAAAAAAAGATATACTTGCTTATATTAGATGATGTGTGGACAGAAGATCCCAATGAATGGAGTAAGCTTAGCAGATACTTAACAATTGGGGGGAGGGGAAGCAGAATTATAATTACTACCCGCTCGAAAAAGACGGCTGAAGTAGTTTTAGGAAAAACTAGTCACTCTAAAATATATATGTTAGAAGGTTTGTCTCCTGACGATTCATGGCGTTTGTTTATGTTGACGGCAATTGATAGAGAATCAACTCAAGCAAACGATCCTGAATTGACTAAAATTGGCAAAGAAATTGTTAAAAAGTGCTCCAATGTCCCCCTTGCTATAAAAGTTCTAGGAACTCTCTTGTATGGTCAAACACATAGATGGGAATCATTTGAAAGGAACCGTTTACCTCAAATTGAGACTACCAAGAATCCAATTATGTCTATCTTAAAGCTTAGTTACAACAATCTTGAACCCTCCGTGAAAATTTGTTTTATGTATTGTGCTTTATTTCCCAAGGGTCATcgaatgaacaagaaaaaattgaTTAGTCTTTGGATGGCACAAGAATACATCGGTGATAGTGAGGATAACTTTTTAATCTTACTGAAACGATGTTTTTTCCAAGATGTGGAAAAAGACGAATTAGGTGATGTAGTATCATTTACAATGCACGATTTAATGCACGATGTGGCTCTAGAAGTCGCGGGGGATGAGATTGATGTGGTAAATAGTCCGCCAAACAACTTAAGCAAAAAAATTCGCCATTTTTTTCTGAGTGGGGAGAATTGGACAAGAAGCTCTTTCAAGGAAAGAAGTATCCGTACATGCTATATGAACACATCGTTCCACCCAGACGTGGTGAAAAGTCTAGTTGTTAATTGGCGTTGCCTTAGATCATTGCGTTTATATGTGCCCGATGCCAAAGATTTGCCAGAATCAATCGGGGAATTGTTACACTTGAGATATCTAGATCTCTCTGACAATAGGCGCCTCGCTGCACTCCCTAATTCAATTACGGAACTGTATAATTTGCAGTCTCTAATTATGAGTCATTGTTCTAGTTTGAGAGAGTGGCCAAAACATTTTTGCAAATTGATAAATCTTAGACTCTTGGATATAAGTTCCTGTTCATGGTTGACTTGCATGCCTTTGGGCATAGGCCAGTTAACTAATCTGCGTGACCTAACCAACTTTAAAGTGGGTGGAGTGAGCTCAACTGGGAAGCAATTTGGAGGAGAATTGAAAGATTTGAAATTCCTTGTCGATTTAAGGGATGAGCTTGAGATCACCATTGGTGGAAACCTTGCAAATGAGAAGGAAAATATATGGGAAGGCGCTTATTTGGTGCACAAAAGGAATTTGAAGGTGGTAAGTATAAATTTAGTTTCCAAAGAATCCGAAACCAATAATGAGGCTTTGATTGCAAAGCTGCAGCCGAATAAAGAACTCATGAAGTTATGGCTGGACGGGTATGATGCCACTGAAATTTCAAGGTGGGGAAGAGCACATGATGACTGGGCGATTAACCTTCCTAATCTTGTCAACATTCAGCTTAAAAATTGTCGAAAGTTGAATGGTATCCCATTGTTAAGTAATTTGAAGAATCTGAAAGTCTTGTTGCTTTACAACTTGATTAGTTTGGAGTACATGGAGCCCAGTGCAGTTAGCCGTGGTAGTTCTGGATCAAAGGATTTACCCTTTTTCCCGTCCCTTGAGTTTCTCAGTATTAAAGGTTTGGAAATGCTGAAAGGATGGTGGGGAGGGGTTAATGAAGGAGATAGCAGCAGCGGCATGCCGCATTGGCAACCACCATTTCCTCGTCTCTCGACGCTAATCATTGACACATGCCCCACATTGACATCTATTCCTCCTTGCCCGAGCCTAGAACTACTTCAGGTGACGCGCAGCAACAAGTTGTTGCGGATATTACCAGGTGAAGGATCTGCAAACTTAGATCTCAAATTAAGGGTGGAAGAAATAGACAGTGTGGGTTATCTCACTACACTCCCTGCTTACCGCCTTAGTCACATGAAGATATTACGCGATCTAGAAGTGAAAAAGTTGTCCGAAGTTCAAGAGGTATTCAAGAGCTTTTCTTCCTTACGGAGCCTTGAGATTAATTGGTGCACAAGTCTGACGAGTGTTTCAAGAGTGTTGGAGCATCTCACTGCCTTGGAGTCGCTGTCACTAATAAATATCCCTGGTTTTGTGGTGGACGACCCTGAGTACATACCTTGGAGATCCCCACATCGCAATCTCCGTTCCCTCACATTGGAGTCTCTTGACAACCTGCAAATTCTGCCCTCGTGGATGAAACACTTGGCCGCCCTTCAAAAACTCTCTATTGATGTTTGTATCTCATTGAAAGAACTACCGAAATGGATAAGTTCCTTATCTACACTGCATACCGTGGAGATATATCATTGTTTTGACCTCAAGTCACTAGGCACAATTCAAAACATCCGTTCCCTTCAAAAGCTTGAAATCCTAGACTGTCCATACCTAACGAAAGCATGTCAAGAACCAAGAGGCAAGGAGTGGCCCAAAATTCGACACATCCCTCACATCTCTATCCGCCAAATCCCATTTACTACAG GGTCAAATGTAGGTTTTGTCAGGCATGGATGGATGCCTTTTTGA
- the LOC141649923 gene encoding putative disease resistance protein RGA3 — MATLQIMADVGKLIPIANNVFQLSQSQVVKDVKDWESNLQNLNKTVSYINNMLLDMDAQPELSHEEQGWVEELMEVLYEADDLLDKVVTTAKMKELNKGDDSDEFFKKVVHEVSRFFSCMNCFLVRYSTSQEVKNIHQKLDVIARDHARYKSNTGPQTRRCEFKIDHHANLEKREDTDSFLDETGENIIGREGDVKAVIDMLLDHHVEENVGFVAIVGMGGLGKTTLAQLVYNHNRVEWFKKKLWVCVSDQYGKALDVKTILSNIIESSTNKKPSDISTMQAVQTKLQEELKNETYLLILDDLWTEDPNEWGKLKRYLTIGGRGSRVVITTRSEKTAEVVLGKVNHSRKYMLKGLSDDDSWRLFVLKAFERESHHANDPKLTKIGKMIVRKCFNVPLAIKVLGTLLYGQTHS; from the coding sequence ATGGCTACTCTCCAAATTATGGCTGATGTGGGAAAATTGATCCCCATTGCTAACAATGTGTTTCAACTTTCACAATCTCAGGTCGTTAAAGACGTGAAAGACTGGGAATCCAATCTTCAAAATCTGAACAAAACTGTCTCCTACATCAACAACATGCTCCTGGACATGGATGCGCAACCAGAACTCTCCCATGAAGAGCAAGGCTGGGTTGAGGAGCTCATGGAAGTTCTTTATGAAGCTGATGATCTCCTTGATAAGGTCGTCACTACCGCGAAGATGAAAGAACTCAATAAGGGTGATGACTCTGATGAGTTCTTTAAAAAGGTCGTACATGAGGTGAGTCGTTTCTTTTCTTGTATGAATTGTTTTCTTGTTAGATACAGTACTTCTCAAGAGGTTAAGAACATCCACCAAAAGTTGGATGTTATAGCCAGAGATCATGCTAGATATAAGTCTAATACTGGCCCTCAAACTCGTAGATGTGAGTTTAAGATTGACCATCACGCTAATTTGGAAAAGAGAGAGGACACTGATTCCTTTTTAGATGAAACTGGTGAGAATATAATTGGAAGAGAGGGGGATGTGAAGGCTGTTATAGACATGTTGCTTGATCATCATGTTGAGGAAAACGTTGGGTTTGTTGCTATAGTGGGAATGGGCGGGTTGGGGAAAACCACTCTTGCTCAACTTGTATATAATCACAATCGAGTTGAATGGTTTAAGAAGAAATTATGGGTATGTGTGTCCGACCAATATGGAAAAGCATTAGATGTGAAAACTATTTTAAGTAATATTATAGAATCATCAACAAATAAAAAGCCTAGTGATATCTCCACTATGCAAGCCGTGCAAACAAAACTTCAAGAAGAATTAAAAAACGAGACGTACTTGCTTATATTAGATGATTTGTGGACTGAAGATCCCAATGAGTGGGGTAAGCTTAAAAGATATTTGACAATTGGTGGAAGGGGAAGCAGAGTTGTCATTACTACCCGTTCGGAAAAGACGGCTGAAGTGGTGTTAGGAAAAGTTAATCACTCAAGAAAGTATATGTTAAAAGGCTTGTCTGATGACGACTCGTGGCGTTTGTTTGTGTTAAAGGCATTTGAACGAGAATCTCATCATGCAAACGACCCTAAATTGACGAAGATCGGAAAGATGATTGTTAGAAAATGCTTCAATGTTCCCCTTGCTATAAAAGTTCTAGGAACTCTATTGTATGGTCAAACACATAGTTGA
- the LOC141648369 gene encoding putative disease resistance protein RGA1 isoform X2 — MILAFSRVIINSMADLGTLITIADKVFQLLQSPVLVDMKNWKSNLENLNKSVSFIKNLLLDADAKPELSHGEQAWVEELKEILYEADDLFDEVITIAKMKELNDGAKFYEKVLDKGHRMNKKKLISLWMAQEYIGDSEDNFLILLKRCFFQDVEKDELGDVVSFTMHDLMHDVALEVAGDEIDVVNSPPNNLSKKIRHFFLSGENWTRSSFKERSIRTCYMNTSFHPDVVKSLVVNWRCLRSLRLYVPDAKDLPESIGELLHLRYLDLSDNRRLAALPNSITELYNLQSLIMSHCSSLREWPKHFCKLINLRLLDISSCSWLTCMPLGIGQLTNLRDLTNFKVGGVSSTGKQFGGELKDLKFLVDLRDELEITIGGNLANEKENIWEGAYLVHKRNLKVVSINLVSKESETNNEALIAKLQPNKELMKLWLDGYDATEISRWGRAHDDWAINLPNLVNIQLKNCRKLNGIPLLSNLKNLKVLLLYNLISLEYMEPSAVSRGSSGSKDLPFFPSLEFLSIKGLEMLKGWWGGVNEGDSSSGMPHWQPPFPRLSTLIIDTCPTLTSIPPCPSLELLQVTRSNKLLRILPGEGSANLDLKLRVEEIDSVGYLTTLPAYRLSHMKILRDLEVKKLSEVQEVFKSFSSLRSLEINWCTSLTSVSRVLEHLTALESLSLINIPGFVVDDPEYIPWRSPHRNLRSLTLESLDNLQILPSWMKHLAALQKLSIDVCISLKELPKWISSLSTLHTVEIYHCFDLKSLGTIQNIRSLQKLEILDCPYLTKACQEPRGKEWPKIRHIPHISIRQIPFTTGSNVGFVRHGWMPF, encoded by the exons ATGATCTTAGCTTTCTCACGAGTAATTATAAACAG TATGGCTGATTTGGGAACATTGATCACCATTGCCGACAAGGTCTTTCAACTTTTACAATCTCCTGTCCTCGTAGACATGAAAAACTGGAAATCCAATCTCGAAAACCTGAACAAGTCTGTCTCTTTCATCAAAAACCTGCTCCTAGACGCCGATGCAAAACCAGAGCTTTCCCATGGAGAACAAGCCTGGGTTGAGGAGCTCAAAGAGATTCTTTATGAAGCTGATGACCTCTTTGATGAGGTCATCACTATCGCTAAGATGAAAGAACTCAATGATGGTGCTAAATTTTACGAGAAGGTCTTGGATAAG GGTCATcgaatgaacaagaaaaaattgaTTAGTCTTTGGATGGCACAAGAATACATCGGTGATAGTGAGGATAACTTTTTAATCTTACTGAAACGATGTTTTTTCCAAGATGTGGAAAAAGACGAATTAGGTGATGTAGTATCATTTACAATGCACGATTTAATGCACGATGTGGCTCTAGAAGTCGCGGGGGATGAGATTGATGTGGTAAATAGTCCGCCAAACAACTTAAGCAAAAAAATTCGCCATTTTTTTCTGAGTGGGGAGAATTGGACAAGAAGCTCTTTCAAGGAAAGAAGTATCCGTACATGCTATATGAACACATCGTTCCACCCAGACGTGGTGAAAAGTCTAGTTGTTAATTGGCGTTGCCTTAGATCATTGCGTTTATATGTGCCCGATGCCAAAGATTTGCCAGAATCAATCGGGGAATTGTTACACTTGAGATATCTAGATCTCTCTGACAATAGGCGCCTCGCTGCACTCCCTAATTCAATTACGGAACTGTATAATTTGCAGTCTCTAATTATGAGTCATTGTTCTAGTTTGAGAGAGTGGCCAAAACATTTTTGCAAATTGATAAATCTTAGACTCTTGGATATAAGTTCCTGTTCATGGTTGACTTGCATGCCTTTGGGCATAGGCCAGTTAACTAATCTGCGTGACCTAACCAACTTTAAAGTGGGTGGAGTGAGCTCAACTGGGAAGCAATTTGGAGGAGAATTGAAAGATTTGAAATTCCTTGTCGATTTAAGGGATGAGCTTGAGATCACCATTGGTGGAAACCTTGCAAATGAGAAGGAAAATATATGGGAAGGCGCTTATTTGGTGCACAAAAGGAATTTGAAGGTGGTAAGTATAAATTTAGTTTCCAAAGAATCCGAAACCAATAATGAGGCTTTGATTGCAAAGCTGCAGCCGAATAAAGAACTCATGAAGTTATGGCTGGACGGGTATGATGCCACTGAAATTTCAAGGTGGGGAAGAGCACATGATGACTGGGCGATTAACCTTCCTAATCTTGTCAACATTCAGCTTAAAAATTGTCGAAAGTTGAATGGTATCCCATTGTTAAGTAATTTGAAGAATCTGAAAGTCTTGTTGCTTTACAACTTGATTAGTTTGGAGTACATGGAGCCCAGTGCAGTTAGCCGTGGTAGTTCTGGATCAAAGGATTTACCCTTTTTCCCGTCCCTTGAGTTTCTCAGTATTAAAGGTTTGGAAATGCTGAAAGGATGGTGGGGAGGGGTTAATGAAGGAGATAGCAGCAGCGGCATGCCGCATTGGCAACCACCATTTCCTCGTCTCTCGACGCTAATCATTGACACATGCCCCACATTGACATCTATTCCTCCTTGCCCGAGCCTAGAACTACTTCAGGTGACGCGCAGCAACAAGTTGTTGCGGATATTACCAGGTGAAGGATCTGCAAACTTAGATCTCAAATTAAGGGTGGAAGAAATAGACAGTGTGGGTTATCTCACTACACTCCCTGCTTACCGCCTTAGTCACATGAAGATATTACGCGATCTAGAAGTGAAAAAGTTGTCCGAAGTTCAAGAGGTATTCAAGAGCTTTTCTTCCTTACGGAGCCTTGAGATTAATTGGTGCACAAGTCTGACGAGTGTTTCAAGAGTGTTGGAGCATCTCACTGCCTTGGAGTCGCTGTCACTAATAAATATCCCTGGTTTTGTGGTGGACGACCCTGAGTACATACCTTGGAGATCCCCACATCGCAATCTCCGTTCCCTCACATTGGAGTCTCTTGACAACCTGCAAATTCTGCCCTCGTGGATGAAACACTTGGCCGCCCTTCAAAAACTCTCTATTGATGTTTGTATCTCATTGAAAGAACTACCGAAATGGATAAGTTCCTTATCTACACTGCATACCGTGGAGATATATCATTGTTTTGACCTCAAGTCACTAGGCACAATTCAAAACATCCGTTCCCTTCAAAAGCTTGAAATCCTAGACTGTCCATACCTAACGAAAGCATGTCAAGAACCAAGAGGCAAGGAGTGGCCCAAAATTCGACACATCCCTCACATCTCTATCCGCCAAATCCCATTTACTACAG GGTCAAATGTAGGTTTTGTCAGGCATGGATGGATGCCTTTTTGA